One window from the genome of Bacillus rossius redtenbacheri isolate Brsri chromosome 10, Brsri_v3, whole genome shotgun sequence encodes:
- the LOC134536156 gene encoding uncharacterized protein LOC134536156 isoform X2, with protein MIFIMSPVMMGLQATGSKRKRAEPGARPQPAKVGRREETLCDVVAGSAPGLDDWRLESTSSVLASALLGDPAARHDEEDEEEEEEDDDDDEDLGPARSSYQCVRYGVDCYPGAYGSGEDHGAYAQYHPPSPHQYLPSRTAYWGPQGAMDGASGSEYYDRDAGSQQTIRCDENGKSYLDLGSSSARYVPGGGAASAASAASVASVASGGGPAKCCDGSRTNWCDRGPASACYRQHRLAVLNISMCKLGRYRQFPDPSLHRSVLICNTLRYIEREMEQEGLFFNGGAGAGGGAQAPAPVEPAPAYPPTFPEVPAAETPYRGMDVPPPYEQNLREFSSGRATPFPHGGYETDSGLGEDESGRGINWGSVLSLSSQSDLDPLNNNELYASSPPGDSPCLLPDVDLGQELDDFLPGWKLAPLSADDVLRSVPGRQDGELDGLMRVLVGT; from the coding sequence AGCCCTGTTATGATGGGGCTCCAAGCGACCGGCAGCAAGCGCAAGCGGGCGGAGCCAGGGGCCCGCCCGCAGCCCGCCAAGGTGGGGCGTCGCGAGGAGACGCTGTGTGATGTGGTGGCGGGCTCGGCCCCCGGCCTGGACGACTGGCGGCTCGAGAGCACCAGCTCCGTGCTGGCCTCCGCGCTGCTGGGCGACCCCGCCGCGCGCCACGACGAGgaggacgaggaggaggaggaggaggacgacgacgacgacgaggaCCTGGGCCCCGCGAGGAGCAGCTACCAGTGCGTCAGGTACGGCGTCGACTGCTACCCGGGCGCCTACGGCTCGGGCGAGGACCACGGCGCGTACGCCCAGtaccaccccccctccccgcacCAGTACCTCCCCTCCAGGACTGCCTACTGGGGCCCCCAGGGCGCGATGGACGGCGCGAGCGGCTCCGAGTACTACGACCGGGACGCCGGCTCCCAACAGACGATACGTTGCGACGAGAACGGCAAGTCGTACCTGGACCTGGGCAGCTCGAGTGCGCGCTACGTGCCAGGAGGCGGTGCGGCGAGTGCGGCGAGTGCGGCGAGTGTGGCGAGTGTGGCGAGTGGGGGGGGCCCGGCCAAGTGCTGCGACGGCAGCAGGACGAACTGGTGCGACCGGGGCCCGGCCTCGGCGTGCTACCGCCAGCACCGGCTGGCGGTGCTGAACATCTCCATGTGCAAGCTGGGCAGGTACCGGCAGTTCCCCGACCCCAGCCTGCACCGCTCGGTGCTCATCTGCAACACGCTCAGGTACATCGAGCGCGAGATGGAGCAGGAGGGGCTGTTCTTCAACGgcggggcgggggcggggggcggCGCCCAGGCCCCCGCGCCGGTGGAGCCCGCGCCCGCCTACCCCCCCACCTTCCCCGAAGTGCCTGCCGCCGAGACCCCGTACCGCGGCATGGACGTTCCCCCCCCGTACGAGCAGAACCTGCGCGAGTTCTCGTCGGGACGCGCGACGCCCTTCCCGCACGGCGGCTACGAGACGGACTCGGGGCTGGGGGAGGACGAGTCGGGGCGCGGCATCAACTGGGGGTCGGTGCTGAGCCTGTCGAGCCAGTCGGACCTGGACCCGCTCAACAACAACGAGCTGTACGCTTCGTCGCCGCCGGGCGACTCCCCGTGCCTGCTGCCCGACGTGGACCTGGGGCAGGAGCTGGACGACTTCCTGCCCGGCTGGAAGCTCGCGCCGCTCAGCGCGGATGACGTGCTCCGGTCCGTGCCGGGCCGGCAGGACGGCGAGCTGGACGGCCTCATGCGCGTCCTGGTGGGCACCTAG
- the LOC134536156 gene encoding uncharacterized protein LOC134536156 isoform X1, giving the protein MWCDVQSPVMMGLQATGSKRKRAEPGARPQPAKVGRREETLCDVVAGSAPGLDDWRLESTSSVLASALLGDPAARHDEEDEEEEEEDDDDDEDLGPARSSYQCVRYGVDCYPGAYGSGEDHGAYAQYHPPSPHQYLPSRTAYWGPQGAMDGASGSEYYDRDAGSQQTIRCDENGKSYLDLGSSSARYVPGGGAASAASAASVASVASGGGPAKCCDGSRTNWCDRGPASACYRQHRLAVLNISMCKLGRYRQFPDPSLHRSVLICNTLRYIEREMEQEGLFFNGGAGAGGGAQAPAPVEPAPAYPPTFPEVPAAETPYRGMDVPPPYEQNLREFSSGRATPFPHGGYETDSGLGEDESGRGINWGSVLSLSSQSDLDPLNNNELYASSPPGDSPCLLPDVDLGQELDDFLPGWKLAPLSADDVLRSVPGRQDGELDGLMRVLVGT; this is encoded by the coding sequence AGCCCTGTTATGATGGGGCTCCAAGCGACCGGCAGCAAGCGCAAGCGGGCGGAGCCAGGGGCCCGCCCGCAGCCCGCCAAGGTGGGGCGTCGCGAGGAGACGCTGTGTGATGTGGTGGCGGGCTCGGCCCCCGGCCTGGACGACTGGCGGCTCGAGAGCACCAGCTCCGTGCTGGCCTCCGCGCTGCTGGGCGACCCCGCCGCGCGCCACGACGAGgaggacgaggaggaggaggaggaggacgacgacgacgacgaggaCCTGGGCCCCGCGAGGAGCAGCTACCAGTGCGTCAGGTACGGCGTCGACTGCTACCCGGGCGCCTACGGCTCGGGCGAGGACCACGGCGCGTACGCCCAGtaccaccccccctccccgcacCAGTACCTCCCCTCCAGGACTGCCTACTGGGGCCCCCAGGGCGCGATGGACGGCGCGAGCGGCTCCGAGTACTACGACCGGGACGCCGGCTCCCAACAGACGATACGTTGCGACGAGAACGGCAAGTCGTACCTGGACCTGGGCAGCTCGAGTGCGCGCTACGTGCCAGGAGGCGGTGCGGCGAGTGCGGCGAGTGCGGCGAGTGTGGCGAGTGTGGCGAGTGGGGGGGGCCCGGCCAAGTGCTGCGACGGCAGCAGGACGAACTGGTGCGACCGGGGCCCGGCCTCGGCGTGCTACCGCCAGCACCGGCTGGCGGTGCTGAACATCTCCATGTGCAAGCTGGGCAGGTACCGGCAGTTCCCCGACCCCAGCCTGCACCGCTCGGTGCTCATCTGCAACACGCTCAGGTACATCGAGCGCGAGATGGAGCAGGAGGGGCTGTTCTTCAACGgcggggcgggggcggggggcggCGCCCAGGCCCCCGCGCCGGTGGAGCCCGCGCCCGCCTACCCCCCCACCTTCCCCGAAGTGCCTGCCGCCGAGACCCCGTACCGCGGCATGGACGTTCCCCCCCCGTACGAGCAGAACCTGCGCGAGTTCTCGTCGGGACGCGCGACGCCCTTCCCGCACGGCGGCTACGAGACGGACTCGGGGCTGGGGGAGGACGAGTCGGGGCGCGGCATCAACTGGGGGTCGGTGCTGAGCCTGTCGAGCCAGTCGGACCTGGACCCGCTCAACAACAACGAGCTGTACGCTTCGTCGCCGCCGGGCGACTCCCCGTGCCTGCTGCCCGACGTGGACCTGGGGCAGGAGCTGGACGACTTCCTGCCCGGCTGGAAGCTCGCGCCGCTCAGCGCGGATGACGTGCTCCGGTCCGTGCCGGGCCGGCAGGACGGCGAGCTGGACGGCCTCATGCGCGTCCTGGTGGGCACCTAG